The proteins below are encoded in one region of Lactuca sativa cultivar Salinas chromosome 3, Lsat_Salinas_v11, whole genome shotgun sequence:
- the LOC111919277 gene encoding uncharacterized protein LOC111919277, whose amino-acid sequence MGSLCSCFRAPEPDDESVDSDDLEQVQDSSSVVNRTAPANFASFLQDLTNKCEAVLGRRGGMESMPWPYYQGPSSSQPTIAQSSSSGSSSVSFMRHQKERGPVNLQSTTSEKGSKKATPLMPPSDQVNTISVDDEDVCPICLEEYTSENPRIITKCAHHYHLSCIYEWNERSKTCPVCSKLMVFEEMA is encoded by the exons ATGGGATCCTTGTGTTCCTGTTTTCGTGCCCCCGAGCCTGATGATGAAAGTGTAGACTCAGATGACTTGGAACAAGTTCAAGACTCCAGTAGTGTGGTTAATAGAACTGCACCTGCAAATTTCGCTTCCTTCCTACAGGACTTGACCAATAAG TGTGAAGCTGTTCTTGGGAGAAGAGGAGGAATGGAAAGCATGCCTTGGCCTTATTATCAAGGTCCAAGCTCTTCACAACCTACAATTGCACAAAGCAGTTCATCTGGATCTAGCAGTGTATCTTTTATGAGACATCAAAAAGAAAGGGGACCGGTCAACCTTCAGTCAACAACAAGTGAAAAGGGCTCCAAAAAAGCTACCCCTCTGATGCCTCCATCGGATCAAGTCAACACTATTTCCGTAGATGATGAGGATGTTTGCCCGATATGTCTCGAAG AATATACGAGTGAAAATCCTCGGATAATTACCAAATGCGCGCATCATTATCACTTAAGTTgcatctatgaatggaatgagaGAAGCAAAACATGTCCAGTTTGTTCcaag TTGATGGTTTTCGAGGAGATGGCTTGA
- the LOC111919276 gene encoding microtubule-associated protein 70-1 isoform X1, producing the protein MEDVSGGGGVGGMTDMPEMLQGGEYSGGNVRPPMAETTPLTVSGSFREGGGRGSGMTSRRRSSRRPSLDTDDFINLLHGSDPVKLELNRLENEVRDKDRELSEAQAEIKALKLSERLREKAVEELTEELSKVDEKLKLTESLLDTKTLEIKKINDEKKASMAAQFAAEATLRRVHAAQKDDDMPPIEAILAPLEAELKLARQEIAKLQDDNKALDRLTKSKEAALLEAERTVQVALAKASMVDDLQNKNQELMKQIEICQEENKILDKMHRQKVAEVEKLTQTVRELEEAVLAGGAAANAVRDYQRKVQEMNEERKTLDRELARAKVTANRVATVVANEWKDANDKVMPVKQWLEERRFLQGEMQQLRDKLAITERAAKSEAQLKEKFQLRLRVLEDTLRSPNSLSRSSAPMGMSNGASRRQSLGGADNFSKLSPNLPKRSPSFQIRSSGSSSILRHAKGTSKSFDGGTRTLDRSKLISNGTSGSGSGSPTFNLGQTCEGTKDTEIPHEKPAVSLEDSVPGVLYDLLQKEVVSLRKAGYEKDQSIKDKDDAIEMLAKKVDTLTKAMEVEAKKMRREVAAMEKEVAAMRVDKEQDNRAKRSTNTSHLHPARNVARTGLTRGTQ; encoded by the exons ATGGAGGATGTATCCGGCGGTGGTGGTGTCGGAGGAATGACGGACATGCCGGAAATGTTGCAAGGAGGTGAGTACAGCGGTGGCAATGTACGGCCTCCGATGGCTGAGACGACGCCGTTGACGGTGTCAGGCTCTTTTAGGGAAGGCGGGGGGAGGGGTTCGGGTATGACTAGTCGTAGGAGGAGCTCGAGGAGACCGAGCTTAGACACTGATGACTTTATAAATCTGCTCCACGGGTCGGATCCGGTAAAGCTGGAGCTCAATCGGTTGGAAAATGAAGTTAGAG ATAAGGATAGAGAATTGAGCGAAGCACAAGCGGAGATCAAGGCGCTCAAGCTGTCTGAACGCCTAAGAGAGAAAGCTGTTGAAGAG CTAACCGAAGAGTTGTCGAAGGTGGACGAGAAGCTGAAGTTGACAGAATCTCTTCTAGATACCAAA ACTCTTGAAATCAAGAAAATCAATGATGAGAAGAAAGCATCAATGGCGGCTCAATTTGCAGCAGAAGCCACTCTACGGAGGGTTCATGCTGCTCAAAAAGACGATGATATGCCTCCAATTGAGGCAATCCTTGCACCACTAGAAGCTGAACTAAAGCTTGCTCGACAAGAG ATTGCTAAGCTGCAGGATGACAATAAAGCATTAGATCGATTGACTAAATCAAAAGAGGCTGCTCTACTTGAAGCTGAGAGAACTGTGCAGGTTGCCTTGGCAAAGGCTTCAATGGTGGATGATCTTCAGAATAAGAACCAGGAGTTGATGAAGCAAATAGAAATTTGCCAG gaggaaaataaaattttggatAAAATGCATCGACAAAAAGTGGCTGAGGTGGAAAAGCTTACTCAAACTGTACGCGAACTTGAAGAGGCTGTTCTTGCTGGTGGTGCCGCTGCAAATGCTGTGAGGGATTATCAGCGCAAAGTTCAAGAGATGAAT GAGGAGCGGAAAACTCTGGATCGGGAGCTAGCTCGTGCAAAGGTTACAGCAAATAGAGTGGCAACAGTAGTAGCTAATGAATGGAAAGATGCTAATGACAAAGTTATGCCAGTTAAACAATGGCTTGAAGAAAGAAGGTTCTTGCAG GGCGAGATGCAACAACTGCGGGACAAATTAGCTATAACAGAGCGCGCGGCAAAGTCTGAAGCACAACTGAAA GAGAAATTCCAATTGCGACTGAGAGTACTGGAAGACACTTTGAGATCACCCAACTCTCTTTCTCGTAGCTCAGCACCCATGGGCATGAGCAATGGTGCTTCGCGTCGTCAGTCCTTAGGTGGAGCGGATAACTTTTCAAAATTATCTCCAAACTTACCCAAAAGATCACCATCTTTTCAAATAAGATCATCTGGTTCCAGTTCAATTTTGAGGCATGCTAAAGGGACATCAAAGTCATTTGATGGTGGTACACGGACACTTGATAGGAGTAAACTTATTTCAAATGGAACAAGTGGGAGTGGGAGTGGGAGTCCTACTTTTAACCTTGGCCAAACATGTGAGGGAACTAAGGATACTGAAATTCCGCATGAAAAACCAGCTGTCTCCTTGGAGGATAGTGTGCCTGGAGTTTTGTATGATTTGCTTCAGAAAGAGGTGGTTTCTTTGAGGAAAGCCGGTTATGAAAAGGATCAGAGCATAAAAGACAAGGATGATGCCATTGAG ATGTTAGCGAAGAAAGTAGACACGTTAACCAAGGCTATGGAGGTTGAGGCGAAAAAGATGAGAAGAGAGGTGGCTGCAATGGAGAAGGAAGTAGCTGCTATGCGTGTTGACAAGGAACAGGACAATAGGGCAAAACGCTCCACCAACACCTCTCACCTACATCCTGCCAG GAATGTGGCACGGACTGGGTTGACACGGGGTACCCAATGA
- the LOC111919276 gene encoding microtubule-associated protein 70-1 isoform X2: MLLTEELSKVDEKLKLTESLLDTKTLEIKKINDEKKASMAAQFAAEATLRRVHAAQKDDDMPPIEAILAPLEAELKLARQEIAKLQDDNKALDRLTKSKEAALLEAERTVQVALAKASMVDDLQNKNQELMKQIEICQEENKILDKMHRQKVAEVEKLTQTVRELEEAVLAGGAAANAVRDYQRKVQEMNEERKTLDRELARAKVTANRVATVVANEWKDANDKVMPVKQWLEERRFLQGEMQQLRDKLAITERAAKSEAQLKEKFQLRLRVLEDTLRSPNSLSRSSAPMGMSNGASRRQSLGGADNFSKLSPNLPKRSPSFQIRSSGSSSILRHAKGTSKSFDGGTRTLDRSKLISNGTSGSGSGSPTFNLGQTCEGTKDTEIPHEKPAVSLEDSVPGVLYDLLQKEVVSLRKAGYEKDQSIKDKDDAIEMLAKKVDTLTKAMEVEAKKMRREVAAMEKEVAAMRVDKEQDNRAKRSTNTSHLHPARNVARTGLTRGTQ, from the exons ATGCTG CTAACCGAAGAGTTGTCGAAGGTGGACGAGAAGCTGAAGTTGACAGAATCTCTTCTAGATACCAAA ACTCTTGAAATCAAGAAAATCAATGATGAGAAGAAAGCATCAATGGCGGCTCAATTTGCAGCAGAAGCCACTCTACGGAGGGTTCATGCTGCTCAAAAAGACGATGATATGCCTCCAATTGAGGCAATCCTTGCACCACTAGAAGCTGAACTAAAGCTTGCTCGACAAGAG ATTGCTAAGCTGCAGGATGACAATAAAGCATTAGATCGATTGACTAAATCAAAAGAGGCTGCTCTACTTGAAGCTGAGAGAACTGTGCAGGTTGCCTTGGCAAAGGCTTCAATGGTGGATGATCTTCAGAATAAGAACCAGGAGTTGATGAAGCAAATAGAAATTTGCCAG gaggaaaataaaattttggatAAAATGCATCGACAAAAAGTGGCTGAGGTGGAAAAGCTTACTCAAACTGTACGCGAACTTGAAGAGGCTGTTCTTGCTGGTGGTGCCGCTGCAAATGCTGTGAGGGATTATCAGCGCAAAGTTCAAGAGATGAAT GAGGAGCGGAAAACTCTGGATCGGGAGCTAGCTCGTGCAAAGGTTACAGCAAATAGAGTGGCAACAGTAGTAGCTAATGAATGGAAAGATGCTAATGACAAAGTTATGCCAGTTAAACAATGGCTTGAAGAAAGAAGGTTCTTGCAG GGCGAGATGCAACAACTGCGGGACAAATTAGCTATAACAGAGCGCGCGGCAAAGTCTGAAGCACAACTGAAA GAGAAATTCCAATTGCGACTGAGAGTACTGGAAGACACTTTGAGATCACCCAACTCTCTTTCTCGTAGCTCAGCACCCATGGGCATGAGCAATGGTGCTTCGCGTCGTCAGTCCTTAGGTGGAGCGGATAACTTTTCAAAATTATCTCCAAACTTACCCAAAAGATCACCATCTTTTCAAATAAGATCATCTGGTTCCAGTTCAATTTTGAGGCATGCTAAAGGGACATCAAAGTCATTTGATGGTGGTACACGGACACTTGATAGGAGTAAACTTATTTCAAATGGAACAAGTGGGAGTGGGAGTGGGAGTCCTACTTTTAACCTTGGCCAAACATGTGAGGGAACTAAGGATACTGAAATTCCGCATGAAAAACCAGCTGTCTCCTTGGAGGATAGTGTGCCTGGAGTTTTGTATGATTTGCTTCAGAAAGAGGTGGTTTCTTTGAGGAAAGCCGGTTATGAAAAGGATCAGAGCATAAAAGACAAGGATGATGCCATTGAG ATGTTAGCGAAGAAAGTAGACACGTTAACCAAGGCTATGGAGGTTGAGGCGAAAAAGATGAGAAGAGAGGTGGCTGCAATGGAGAAGGAAGTAGCTGCTATGCGTGTTGACAAGGAACAGGACAATAGGGCAAAACGCTCCACCAACACCTCTCACCTACATCCTGCCAG GAATGTGGCACGGACTGGGTTGACACGGGGTACCCAATGA